One bacterium DNA segment encodes these proteins:
- a CDS encoding Na+:solute symporter: MNGPNPYFLAAFVLYVILLMAIAVWAARRTKTVMDFWVFGQKMGPVLATWSLIANFVSSVSVIGFTGAVYASGYSLMTHTILGLMLGVSGLYFVVGLVRRLNVLTFPDLVARVTGRQAARPLAGSVLLLSGWLYLVMQLVGAGLLVTAITGVPYQYMVWIIGIVFILYTAVGGLVSVAWTDLVQGVIMVASVVVALAYMLVDLGGLTEINTRFAEMNPAFVDPTGGGQLSWLVIGATFLAFFGTLFTEQDMLIRIAATKDVRTAKIHLAASGAILSVFYSLLILLGGATAVALVGSGMGVDNPDAAFPTLITQYVPTWIGVALVLGVMSAILSTTDTRLHAIGMTVARDIYSYFRPNVSDAHLMRVSRTATVLLGLLATAAAMNPPGTIIVLYGFRAVLLTSAFLIPVYVAIYWTALDGRAVLAAIIAGAVVGLGAQITGGSIGPVPATFCGVGAAVALLLLSHWVLGSRRKQEVALATVAADEGVS, encoded by the coding sequence ATGAACGGGCCGAATCCGTACTTCCTCGCCGCGTTCGTCCTCTACGTCATCCTCCTGATGGCGATCGCGGTCTGGGCCGCCCGGCGGACCAAGACCGTGATGGATTTCTGGGTGTTCGGGCAGAAGATGGGGCCCGTCCTCGCGACCTGGTCCCTGATCGCGAACTTCGTCAGCTCCGTGAGCGTCATCGGGTTCACCGGCGCCGTGTACGCGAGCGGCTACTCGCTGATGACCCACACGATCCTGGGGCTGATGCTGGGCGTGAGCGGGCTGTACTTCGTCGTCGGCCTGGTTCGACGCCTCAACGTGCTCACGTTCCCGGACCTGGTCGCACGGGTGACGGGAAGGCAGGCCGCACGGCCGCTGGCCGGCAGCGTGCTGCTCCTGAGCGGCTGGCTGTATCTCGTGATGCAGCTCGTCGGCGCCGGACTCCTGGTCACCGCCATCACCGGGGTGCCGTACCAGTACATGGTCTGGATCATCGGCATCGTCTTCATCCTCTACACGGCGGTCGGCGGGCTGGTGAGCGTAGCGTGGACCGACCTGGTCCAGGGCGTGATCATGGTCGCTTCCGTCGTCGTCGCGCTGGCGTACATGCTCGTGGACCTGGGCGGCCTGACGGAGATCAACACCCGGTTCGCGGAGATGAACCCGGCCTTCGTCGACCCGACCGGCGGAGGACAGCTCTCCTGGCTCGTGATCGGCGCCACCTTCCTCGCCTTCTTCGGCACGCTCTTCACCGAGCAGGACATGCTGATCCGCATCGCTGCGACCAAGGACGTGCGGACGGCCAAGATCCACCTCGCCGCTTCAGGCGCGATCCTCTCGGTCTTCTATTCGCTGCTGATCCTGCTCGGCGGCGCCACCGCAGTGGCGCTGGTGGGGAGCGGGATGGGCGTGGACAACCCCGACGCCGCGTTCCCGACGCTCATCACGCAGTACGTGCCGACGTGGATCGGCGTCGCCCTGGTGCTGGGCGTGATGAGCGCGATCCTGTCCACGACGGACACACGGCTGCACGCGATCGGGATGACGGTGGCCCGTGACATCTACAGCTACTTCCGTCCCAACGTGAGCGATGCGCACCTCATGCGGGTGTCACGGACGGCGACCGTGCTGCTCGGCCTGCTCGCGACGGCCGCAGCGATGAATCCGCCCGGCACCATCATCGTGCTCTACGGCTTCCGTGCCGTGCTCCTGACCAGCGCGTTCCTGATCCCGGTCTACGTCGCCATCTACTGGACGGCCCTGGACGGCCGGGCCGTGCTCGCCGCGATCATCGCCGGCGCGGTGGTCGGGCTGGGGGCGCAGATCACCGGCGGCTCGATCGGTCCGGTGCCCGCCACGTTCTGCGGCGTCGGCGCGGCCGTCGCGCTGCTGCTGCTCTCGCATTGGGTGCTCGGGAGCCGCCGCAAGCAGGAGGTGGCGCTGGCCACCGTCGCGGCCGACGAGGGAGTGAGCTGA